The following coding sequences are from one Veillonella rodentium window:
- the aroF gene encoding 3-deoxy-7-phosphoheptulonate synthase codes for MIITLKQNATAEEVSRLRSELEDQGFIIHPVEGTRYNILGLIGDTASLDARQIESLDFVDKVTRIQEPYKKANRKFHPDDSIINVGGALIGGGHFAVMAGPCSVETPEQVLETAKACKEAGATILRGGAFKPRTSPYSFQGMGPEGLELLELAKKETGLPIVSEVMDISQLQYFDNVDMLQIGARNMQNFTLLKEVGKMKKPILLKRGLSATYEEWLMAAEYIMSEGNEQIVLCERGIRTFEPKTRNTLDVTAIAMMHELSHLPIIMDPSHAAGMSRMVRPLSLASVGGGADGLMIEVHNNPAKALCDGPQALRPDQFNSLMKEVQALHNALIECTNC; via the coding sequence ATGATTATTACATTGAAACAGAACGCAACCGCGGAAGAAGTATCCCGTTTACGCAGTGAATTAGAGGACCAGGGCTTCATCATCCATCCTGTAGAAGGCACTCGTTACAATATCCTGGGTCTTATCGGCGACACGGCATCTCTTGATGCACGGCAAATCGAATCTCTTGATTTTGTAGATAAAGTAACACGTATACAGGAGCCGTACAAAAAGGCAAATCGCAAATTCCATCCGGATGATTCCATCATCAACGTTGGTGGCGCCCTCATCGGCGGCGGTCACTTTGCCGTAATGGCGGGGCCTTGCTCCGTGGAAACTCCGGAACAGGTCTTAGAAACCGCAAAAGCTTGTAAAGAAGCAGGTGCCACGATTCTTCGCGGCGGAGCTTTCAAACCGCGTACATCCCCATACTCCTTCCAAGGCATGGGCCCTGAAGGCCTCGAATTATTGGAACTTGCAAAAAAAGAAACAGGCCTCCCGATCGTTTCGGAAGTAATGGATATTTCCCAACTGCAATACTTCGATAATGTAGATATGCTTCAAATCGGTGCACGTAACATGCAGAACTTCACACTACTTAAAGAAGTCGGCAAAATGAAGAAACCGATTTTGTTAAAGCGCGGTTTGTCCGCTACTTACGAAGAATGGTTGATGGCTGCCGAATACATCATGAGCGAAGGGAACGAACAAATCGTCCTTTGCGAACGCGGTATTCGTACATTCGAACCTAAAACAAGAAATACATTGGATGTGACGGCCATTGCGATGATGCACGAGCTGTCCCATTTGCCGATTATCATGGATCCGTCCCATGCAGCGGGCATGAGCCGTATGGTACGACCACTTTCACTGGCATCCGTAGGCGGCGGAGCGGACGGTCTCATGATCGAAGTACACAACAATCCGGCCAAAGCATTATGCGACGGTCCTCAAGCATTGCGTCCCGATCAGTTCAACAGCCTAATGAAAGAGGTACAGGCATTACACAACGCATTAATAGAGTGCACCAACTGTTAA
- a CDS encoding ribonucleotide-diphosphate reductase subunit beta — MDKKLIFNENGDRGTQAMIGGNTTNLREWNRIKYDWANQMYRTMLNNFWIPEEISLNEDVKQFPYLTDNERRAFDKIISFLNFLDSIQSENLPNLSRYITAAEVASLLNIQAFQEEIHAQSYSYILDTVTNPITRDKIYDEWRTDKTLLARNRFIADAYQRFSDDPSEANLIHTIIANYILEGIYFYSGFSFFYTLARQGKMTATSTIFKYINRDEVTHLVLFQNIIRELRRERPDLFTPELESKITDMIRQGAENEIEWGQYITDDKILGLNNVLIERYIKYLANIRLEAIGLPHLYPEVKENPMEWIESFSNLNSTKTDFFEAKVTNYTKAAAFDFDDLE; from the coding sequence ATGGATAAAAAACTCATATTTAATGAAAACGGCGACCGCGGCACACAGGCCATGATTGGCGGCAACACGACCAATCTGCGCGAATGGAACCGCATCAAATACGACTGGGCGAACCAAATGTATCGCACCATGCTCAATAATTTCTGGATTCCTGAGGAAATTTCCCTGAACGAGGACGTAAAACAGTTCCCATACTTAACGGACAACGAACGTCGCGCCTTCGATAAAATCATTTCCTTTCTGAATTTCCTCGACTCTATTCAATCGGAAAACCTGCCTAACTTAAGCCGCTACATCACGGCCGCCGAAGTGGCATCCCTCTTGAACATCCAGGCGTTCCAGGAGGAAATTCACGCGCAAAGTTATTCCTATATTTTAGATACCGTAACGAATCCGATTACACGCGACAAGATTTATGACGAATGGCGTACGGACAAGACTCTGCTCGCCCGTAACCGCTTCATCGCCGACGCATACCAACGCTTCAGCGACGATCCGAGCGAAGCAAACCTTATTCACACGATCATTGCGAACTATATCTTGGAGGGCATCTACTTCTACTCCGGATTCAGCTTCTTCTACACCTTGGCACGCCAAGGCAAGATGACCGCTACATCCACGATTTTTAAATATATCAACCGCGATGAAGTGACACATCTTGTATTGTTTCAAAACATCATCCGCGAATTGCGCCGCGAACGTCCCGATCTGTTCACTCCTGAACTGGAATCAAAAATTACGGACATGATTCGCCAAGGTGCGGAAAATGAAATCGAATGGGGTCAATACATTACGGACGACAAAATCCTCGGCCTCAACAACGTCCTCATTGAACGCTACATCAAATACCTTGCGAACATCCGCTTAGAAGCGATCGGTTTGCCTCATCTATATCCTGAAGTCAAGGAAAATCCTATGGAATGGATTGAAAGCTTCTCCAATTTGAACAGTACGAAAACGGACTTCTTTGAAGCGAAAGTGACGAACTATACAAAGGCGGCGGCATTCGATTTCGACGATTTAGAATAA
- a CDS encoding fumarate hydratase codes for MRIINTDEIVPIIEKLAIQACCCLSDNVIDAFKKALKNEESPIGKDSLEIIIENSEFARDNMMPCCHDTGMAVVVMEIGQEVSWDGKPLYDQVEEGIRRGYENGYLRKSVVADPLERVNTNDNTPVIFHPSIVPGDKVKITVMPKGGGSENMGAFKVLLPGVGEEGIKEFVLETVARAGGNPCPPYIVGIGVGGTMDQCAWMAKKALLRDIGERNPNPRYAKLEEDLLEAINNTGIGPIGYGGRSTALDVHVDYYGVHITALPVAINFQCNAARQATAVL; via the coding sequence ATGCGTATTATCAATACTGATGAAATTGTACCGATTATTGAGAAACTGGCTATTCAGGCATGCTGTTGTTTAAGTGACAATGTGATCGATGCTTTCAAAAAAGCCTTGAAAAATGAGGAATCTCCCATAGGAAAAGATTCTCTGGAAATTATTATTGAAAATAGTGAGTTTGCCCGAGACAATATGATGCCATGTTGCCACGATACGGGGATGGCCGTAGTCGTTATGGAAATAGGTCAGGAGGTTTCCTGGGATGGTAAACCGTTATATGACCAGGTGGAAGAAGGTATTCGACGGGGCTACGAAAATGGATATTTGCGTAAATCCGTTGTAGCGGATCCTTTGGAACGGGTTAATACAAATGATAATACACCGGTTATATTTCATCCGTCTATCGTACCAGGTGATAAAGTCAAAATTACTGTTATGCCAAAAGGTGGTGGCAGTGAGAATATGGGGGCGTTTAAAGTCCTGTTACCCGGGGTCGGTGAAGAAGGTATTAAAGAGTTTGTCCTCGAAACAGTGGCTCGTGCCGGTGGTAATCCGTGCCCTCCATATATTGTCGGTATCGGTGTAGGTGGAACGATGGATCAATGTGCCTGGATGGCAAAGAAAGCATTGCTTCGAGATATTGGCGAGCGTAATCCAAATCCTCGGTATGCAAAACTAGAGGAAGATTTGCTAGAAGCGATTAATAATACCGGTATTGGTCCAATTGGTTATGGCGGACGCAGTACGGCACTTGATGTGCATGTAGATTATTATGGTGTTCATATTACGGCCTTGCCGGTAGCAATTAATTTTCAATGTAACGCAGCGCGTCAAGCGACAGCAGTCTTATAA
- the aroB gene encoding 3-dehydroquinate synthase: MFRIHINASEPYDVVIENNSLSHIADYIHPLKNPCQTIIVSDDNVAPLYLETVKASLTEAGYSVCDYVFPHGEDEKNAPRLIDLIEYMAAQSLTRKDLLIALGGGVVGDMAGFAAATYLRGIDYIQVPTSLLAAVDSSVGGKTAVNLKAGKNLWGAFKQPILVVCDPTTLDTLPRKEWINGCGEIIKYGFLDVPGLLTQLENKPLLKNQEKAIDIIARCVQAKADIVEQDERESGVRALLNLGHTFGHGIEKASRFKIPHGNAVAIGMVLMAQGAVHHDDLNPAVVTKLKNLLETHELPTETSITADELLEAAKHDKKSQGETIKIVVPTDYGHSKLKVVTHEELKGYLIK; the protein is encoded by the coding sequence ATGTTTCGCATCCATATTAACGCGTCCGAACCGTACGACGTAGTTATTGAAAATAATTCATTATCGCACATCGCCGACTATATTCACCCCCTCAAAAATCCCTGCCAAACCATCATTGTCAGCGATGATAATGTGGCCCCCCTCTATCTGGAAACGGTAAAAGCCTCCCTCACCGAAGCGGGATACAGCGTATGTGACTACGTATTCCCTCACGGAGAAGACGAAAAAAATGCCCCCCGTCTCATCGATCTAATAGAGTATATGGCGGCTCAGTCCTTAACGCGCAAGGACTTGCTCATCGCCTTGGGTGGCGGTGTCGTCGGCGATATGGCGGGCTTTGCGGCGGCCACATATCTGCGGGGTATCGATTACATACAGGTACCGACATCCCTGTTGGCAGCCGTCGACTCCTCCGTCGGTGGCAAGACAGCGGTCAATCTGAAAGCCGGCAAAAACCTGTGGGGTGCTTTCAAACAACCGATCCTGGTAGTATGCGATCCGACAACGCTCGATACATTACCTCGAAAAGAATGGATCAATGGATGCGGGGAAATCATCAAATACGGATTCCTCGACGTACCCGGTCTGCTGACACAGCTGGAAAATAAACCGCTGTTAAAAAACCAGGAAAAGGCGATTGATATCATCGCCCGCTGTGTACAGGCAAAAGCGGATATCGTCGAACAGGACGAACGGGAATCCGGCGTACGGGCTTTGCTCAATCTGGGGCACACCTTCGGTCACGGCATCGAAAAGGCGAGCCGGTTTAAAATTCCTCACGGGAATGCCGTAGCCATCGGCATGGTCTTAATGGCACAAGGGGCCGTACATCACGATGACCTCAATCCCGCAGTCGTAACGAAATTAAAGAACCTGTTAGAAACCCATGAATTACCTACAGAAACGTCCATTACAGCAGATGAATTACTGGAAGCGGCCAAACACGATAAAAAAAGTCAGGGAGAGACTATCAAAATCGTCGTGCCTACTGACTACGGCCACAGTAAGCTCAAGGTGGTTACTCACGAAGAACTCAAAGGTTATCTTATAAAATAG
- a CDS encoding fumarate hydratase C-terminal domain-containing protein produces the protein MSIEVQLPITKEMAKTFKTGDVLYLTGYVYTCRDAGHKLISEALERGESSPVDWTNQLIYYAGPCPAPPGKVFNSNGPTTAIRMDPYVEMMLKLGATAMLGKGVREPYVADLCKEYGAVSLLGVGGASAINAARIKSAEIMAYGELGTESIKKLYFDRFRVIVGIDTEGNVLQNQEIPKYKR, from the coding sequence ATGAGTATAGAAGTTCAATTACCAATCACAAAGGAAATGGCTAAGACTTTTAAAACTGGCGATGTATTATATCTAACCGGTTATGTTTATACATGCCGTGATGCAGGGCATAAGCTTATTTCTGAGGCGTTAGAACGAGGAGAATCGTCTCCTGTGGATTGGACCAATCAACTTATATACTATGCAGGTCCATGCCCTGCACCTCCGGGAAAAGTTTTCAATTCTAATGGTCCTACTACGGCAATCCGCATGGACCCATATGTAGAGATGATGCTTAAATTAGGTGCTACTGCAATGCTTGGTAAAGGCGTACGTGAACCATATGTGGCGGATCTTTGTAAAGAATACGGAGCCGTATCACTGCTTGGTGTGGGCGGTGCCAGTGCTATTAATGCGGCTCGTATAAAATCGGCTGAAATTATGGCATACGGAGAACTTGGTACAGAATCCATCAAAAAACTTTACTTCGATCGGTTCCGTGTTATTGTCGGCATCGATACGGAAGGTAATGTATTGCAAAATCAGGAAATCCCGAAATATAAAAGATAA
- a CDS encoding ribonucleoside-diphosphate reductase subunit alpha → MEIMIKKRDGHVEPLSVEKTKRMIAFACLGLDSCDPLELEMDAKLQFVDGMTTKEIQKTLVQTAIEKVISKKDDGFGNQVNKMNQDWQFVAARLFLFDLYKEAAITRRYKAFGYGNFPNLVQMLVDEKKYADFFVTEYTPDELQELGDYIKPKRDYLFNYEGLKLLADRYLVKGFNKEIFELPQERFMAIAMHLALVEGDKKVEYAKEFYDLMSQLKMTTATPTLANAGTPFHQLSSCFISGVDDNLWSIYDVNSKFSRVSKHGGALGIYLGKVRALNSDIRGFKNSSGGVIPWIRLYNDTAVAVDQLGKRKGGATVTLDIWHKDFYEFVELRTNNGDDRRKAHDIFPAVSIPNIFMERMIARENFTLFDPHEVLTVKGYSLEDYFDTDDEKEFTKRYIECEQDPNLHGIEVSALDMMKKIMRSAVETGTPFIFFRDTVNAANPNKHAGMIYASNLCHEIAQNVGFTNLDEEIINEDGSITTKTNTGDMVTCNLNSISLGRITDDELEANIALQIRMLDNVISINQAPVPESRITSDKYRAIGLGTSGYHHYLVNHKIQWESDEHIEIADKLFEDIAFYAIKASMELAKEKGAYPAFKGSEWETGEYFTRRGYTSDRWNQLANDVAKYGIRNGYLMAVAPTGSTSNIANTTAGIDPIFKKFFIEEKKGSFTPKTAPDLNNETFWLYKEAHTIDQQWSIKACGVRQRHIDQAQSFNLYITPQMKAKEILDLYIEAYKQGIKTIYYIRNQSLEMDECTSCSS, encoded by the coding sequence ATGGAGATTATGATCAAGAAACGGGATGGCCACGTCGAGCCGTTATCCGTTGAAAAAACGAAACGCATGATTGCCTTCGCATGTTTGGGGCTAGACTCTTGTGATCCGCTTGAACTGGAAATGGATGCGAAATTACAGTTCGTTGACGGCATGACCACCAAGGAAATTCAAAAAACACTCGTTCAAACGGCTATCGAAAAGGTTATCTCAAAAAAAGATGACGGTTTCGGCAACCAAGTCAACAAGATGAATCAGGATTGGCAATTCGTGGCGGCTCGCCTCTTCTTGTTCGATCTCTACAAGGAAGCTGCTATCACACGCCGTTACAAGGCATTCGGTTACGGCAACTTCCCGAACCTCGTGCAAATGCTGGTGGATGAAAAAAAATACGCCGACTTCTTCGTTACGGAATATACGCCTGACGAACTGCAGGAATTGGGCGATTACATCAAACCGAAGCGCGACTATCTCTTCAACTACGAAGGTCTTAAATTATTAGCGGACCGCTACCTGGTGAAAGGCTTCAACAAGGAAATTTTTGAATTGCCGCAGGAGCGTTTCATGGCTATCGCCATGCATCTCGCACTCGTAGAAGGCGACAAAAAAGTAGAATATGCCAAGGAATTCTACGACTTGATGAGTCAATTAAAAATGACGACGGCCACCCCCACATTGGCAAATGCGGGCACGCCGTTCCATCAGTTATCATCCTGCTTCATTTCCGGCGTGGATGATAATTTGTGGTCCATTTATGATGTAAACAGCAAATTCTCTCGCGTATCCAAGCACGGCGGCGCCCTCGGTATCTACCTCGGCAAAGTTCGCGCATTGAACTCCGACATTCGAGGCTTCAAAAACTCCTCCGGCGGCGTTATTCCTTGGATTCGCCTGTACAATGATACAGCCGTCGCCGTAGACCAGTTAGGCAAACGTAAAGGCGGCGCAACAGTAACACTCGACATCTGGCATAAGGACTTCTATGAATTCGTGGAACTTCGCACGAACAATGGCGACGATCGTCGTAAGGCCCACGATATTTTTCCTGCCGTATCCATTCCGAACATCTTCATGGAACGCATGATAGCACGCGAAAACTTCACCCTCTTCGATCCTCATGAAGTATTAACCGTAAAGGGTTACTCCCTCGAGGACTACTTCGATACGGATGACGAAAAAGAATTTACGAAACGCTATATCGAGTGCGAACAGGATCCTAACTTACACGGCATCGAAGTGTCGGCGCTGGACATGATGAAAAAAATCATGCGTTCCGCCGTTGAAACAGGTACTCCGTTCATCTTCTTCCGCGATACGGTAAATGCGGCAAATCCTAACAAGCATGCGGGCATGATTTACGCATCCAACTTGTGCCATGAAATCGCTCAAAACGTAGGCTTTACAAACCTCGATGAAGAAATCATCAACGAAGACGGCAGCATCACGACGAAAACAAATACGGGCGACATGGTGACATGTAATCTGAACTCCATCAGCTTGGGGCGCATTACGGACGACGAATTGGAGGCGAACATCGCCCTTCAGATCCGAATGCTCGATAATGTTATTTCCATCAATCAGGCACCTGTACCGGAATCCCGCATAACATCCGATAAATACCGCGCCATCGGCCTCGGTACATCCGGTTATCACCACTACCTCGTCAACCACAAGATTCAATGGGAATCCGATGAGCACATCGAAATAGCGGATAAACTCTTCGAAGACATCGCTTTCTATGCGATTAAAGCGTCTATGGAGCTTGCTAAGGAAAAAGGTGCCTACCCTGCTTTCAAAGGGTCCGAATGGGAAACGGGTGAATATTTTACACGCCGCGGCTATACATCCGACCGATGGAACCAGTTGGCCAACGATGTAGCTAAATACGGCATCCGCAACGGTTATCTGATGGCTGTGGCCCCTACGGGATCCACCTCTAACATCGCCAATACCACGGCCGGCATCGACCCGATTTTTAAAAAATTCTTCATCGAAGAAAAAAAGGGTTCTTTCACACCGAAAACGGCGCCGGATTTGAACAACGAAACATTCTGGCTCTACAAAGAGGCTCATACCATCGACCAGCAATGGTCTATCAAGGCTTGCGGCGTTCGTCAACGTCACATCGACCAGGCACAGTCCTTTAACCTGTATATCACTCCGCAGATGAAGGCGAAAGAAATCCTTGACCTTTACATTGAGGCATATAAACAGGGGATCAAGACAATTTACTACATCCGCAACCAGTCCCTTGAAATGGACGAATGTACGAGCTGCTCTTCTTAA
- a CDS encoding LysR family transcriptional regulator, with protein sequence MKLKYLEYFLVIADTGNITYAAQQLYLSQPNLTVAIKKLEEELGVTLFERQHKSVTLTAEGELLYRRLRPILKDLSNALEEVKDLGQKNDGVLKIGIPPMIGSFMIQPLLNHFRKENPAWELNIVEEGSVGLEHKLSKNELDMAIIIAHNTPSNLTAVPLMNVEYKACVPVGHRLAGHAQIAFEELQNESLIMMQLDSFHRQYITKQLEKQAITPHIVMSSNQVNNNLDMTVKTNSISFLLTPTPIQRNDIRLISLDPPVTATVAVVYPNNTYVNSTLKKLIAYLQELK encoded by the coding sequence ATGAAACTGAAATATTTAGAGTACTTTTTAGTAATCGCCGATACCGGAAACATAACCTACGCAGCACAGCAACTATATCTTTCACAACCCAACCTGACAGTAGCCATAAAAAAACTGGAGGAGGAATTAGGTGTAACATTGTTTGAGAGACAACATAAATCCGTTACGCTCACTGCAGAGGGAGAATTGTTATACAGGCGTCTAAGGCCTATTTTGAAAGATTTATCTAATGCTCTGGAGGAGGTCAAGGACTTAGGCCAAAAGAACGACGGGGTATTAAAAATAGGCATTCCTCCCATGATCGGTTCATTTATGATACAGCCGCTACTAAATCACTTCAGAAAAGAAAATCCCGCTTGGGAATTAAACATAGTTGAAGAAGGCTCTGTCGGTCTGGAACATAAATTGAGTAAAAACGAATTGGATATGGCCATTATTATCGCTCATAATACACCTTCCAATCTAACAGCGGTACCGCTCATGAATGTAGAATATAAAGCTTGCGTTCCCGTCGGCCACCGCTTAGCCGGCCATGCCCAGATCGCCTTTGAAGAGCTGCAGAATGAGTCATTAATCATGATGCAACTCGACTCCTTTCACAGACAATATATTACGAAGCAATTAGAAAAACAGGCAATCACACCTCATATCGTCATGTCTTCAAACCAGGTGAACAACAATCTGGATATGACGGTAAAAACAAACAGTATCTCCTTTTTACTTACGCCCACCCCGATTCAAAGGAATGACATCAGGCTGATTTCCCTAGATCCTCCCGTCACCGCCACCGTAGCCGTGGTGTATCCGAACAATACATATGTCAACAGCACATTAAAAAAACTGATTGCATATTTGCAGGAACTCAAATAA
- a CDS encoding GNAT family N-acetyltransferase gives MIIQILDTINDDIKQIRTDVFIKEQGFEEEFDEIDATAKFILLWSEGRAVGTCRFFPGTEPGEAHVGRMAVRKIHRGQHLGEKIMKAAERAIRREGFTSCSLSAQVQAQPFYESLGYTAEGDTYLDEGCPHILMRKVL, from the coding sequence ATGATCATTCAGATTTTAGATACGATTAACGATGATATTAAGCAGATTCGCACCGATGTGTTTATAAAAGAACAAGGCTTTGAAGAGGAATTCGATGAAATTGACGCAACAGCTAAATTCATTCTGTTATGGAGTGAAGGTAGAGCTGTCGGTACATGTCGATTTTTCCCGGGGACGGAACCGGGAGAGGCGCATGTGGGACGAATGGCAGTTCGTAAAATTCATCGAGGCCAACATCTGGGCGAGAAAATTATGAAAGCCGCGGAACGGGCGATCCGCCGGGAGGGATTTACATCCTGTTCCCTGTCTGCACAGGTGCAGGCGCAACCGTTTTATGAATCCTTGGGATATACGGCGGAAGGCGATACATATCTTGATGAAGGCTGTCCTCATATTCTGATGAGAAAGGTGTTGTAG